TTCTTCCGGCCCTGATCCAGCCATCCCATGGACCGACCCCGGCGGCTTCGACTTTGACCAGGATCTCGCCAGGGCCAGGCTCGGGCCGAGGGACTCGCTCGAAACTCATGACCTCCGGCGGTCCAAACTCATGCACGCGCCAAGCCATCATTGTTGAATGAGTTCGCCCCTCACTGACCTCGGGAACGATGCTGCTGGCGGCCATCTGATCCTCCACAACATTCAGCTTGGCGCGCTCCGTGGCGGCGGCACCGCGCTCGCCGGCGACCTCGTCACGACTGTTCGGGGCATCTCCCGCGAGCCGGAATTTCTCGATCGCGTTCACTTCGGTGAACGGCGGCAGCGGAGGGCGCATGGATCGTTTCTCCAGAGCGGTTCGTCGGATGGGCTTGTCCGTATTTCGCAATTGACCCCTGCGGCGGACAAGGAACGCGATCCTGCAGATCAGGACAGCCCTACGTCGTTTCCCGACAATGGCCTGTCGGAGCCCTCGTCGCAGCAGAGGACGGCGGTTTCGTCGCCGGACGGTCCCGATCTAGGCCGGTTCCGCCCGCCGGAAGCTGGCGCGATACTGGGCCGGTGTCACGCGGAGACGCGTGCTGAATACGATTCTCATCCGGTCCGCCGACCCGAAGCCGCAATCGAAGGCGACGGCCTTCAGCGGCCGGTCGCTTCCTTCCAGCATCATGCGCGCGGCGTCGACGCGCGCGCGCTCGATGAATTCGTGTGGCGTGATCCCGGTCTCCCGCACGAAATGCCGTGCCAAATTCCGGGTGCTCATGCCGACGGCGGCGGCGAGCGAGTCCAAGGTATGACGGCCCGCGATGTCGGCCATGACGTGGTCCTGGATGCGTGCGATCGGCGCCCCCGGATCGGAAGGTGCCGTGAGATAGGGGCTGAACTGCGACTGTCCGCCTTGGCGCTGGGCAACAACAACCAGCCGCTTGGCGACCTTGAGCGCCGTTTCCGCGCCGTGCCGCTGCCGGACCAGCGCCAAGCCCAGATCTATCCCCGCCGTCACACCGGCCGAGGTGATCAGCTGTCCATCACGAACATAGATCAAATCCGGTTCGACTTTTGCCTTCGGGAACCGGGCCGCCAGCGCCTGTGCATCCTGCCAATGGGTCGTGACCCGCCGGTCGTCCAGGAGGCCGGCATAGCCAAGTACAAAAGCCCCGGTGCAGATCGATCCATAGACGCTCGAGCGCCGCGGCAACTCTTTGGCCCACTGAACGAAGTACGGTGCGGGCTCCGCTTCCGGTGGCGTCGGCGCGCCGGCGACCAGAACGATGTCGAAGCTGCCCGCCGCCTCCTCGAAGGTCAGGTCGGCCACCAGCCCTATGCCGTTCGAGGCGCGCAGCGGATTGCGGTGAGCCGCGACCAACACCGTTTCGTAGCGGTCCGCGCTGTCGAGAAAGCTATTCGCCTCGCTGAACACGTCCAGCGGCCCGGCCACATCCAGGGCCTGGACCCCCTCATGGACGACGATCGCGACAGTTTGTACCGGCACCTCTTACCGCCTCTCGAGCTTGGCGCCCATGTTATGCGGGCGGCCCGCACGCCATAAAAGGCCTCGACTGCGCAAGGAGCCAAGCTCCCCGGACCGGCGCCCGTCTTGATCGATCTTGCGCCATTGAGAAAACCGCCACCGAAACCACGCTAGGACCGCCGATTGCCCCGTCACTCCCACTCGATCGTTGCCGGCGGCCTCGAGGTCACGTCACAGCCCACCCGGTCGATGCCGAGCGCGTTGTTCCTAAGGACCTTCCGGTGCCGAATTCAGCCTGCGCGGCCGCAAGGACAGGTCTTCCTCAGGATGTCGGCCTATCGGCGAGCGCCCGCGCGATGATCGCGTCGAGATGGGCGCACGCGCAAACGAGCGCCCGGAAGCCGCAGGTGGTTTCGTCGAAGGCCAACGACAGCTCGGTTCCGGCCAGGATCACCGCGTCGGCGCCTTGATCCCGCACGAGGCGCTGGGCGGGAGCGCCCGCCTGCACGCGGCCCAGCACATAGCTGAGATCGGCATGCGAGATCGAGAGACGCAAGGGGACGCCGCGCTCGGCGAACGCTTGCGTCAACCGTTCGTAATAGTGAATCGTCGCGCCGGGACCGAGGCCTCCAATCAGACCGATGGTCCGGCCGCTCTCGCCTTTCATCGTGACGCCCTTCTCCGAACACCCTTCCCCTCACTCCCCCTCGATCGTCCATGGCGGGGCGACCTTCGAGGGAGGCCCGCCCGATCAGGGCGTCAGCAATTTCATGAGATTGCGTTTGCGGCGGTGGCGGTCCTTGATATCCGCGACGTAAGTGGCCTGTTCGGTTGCGTCGCGCAGCTTGGCCATGCGCGCCACCAGCTTCACGGCCTCCTCATAGTGCCCGCCATTGACGAGCTCCTCCACCCGCGCGGCATAGACGCCGAGCGCCTCGCGCGGATGACTTTTCTGGCTCGCATCGGCGAGGTGTTCCTGCGCTCTCATCGAGGCGCCGTGCTTCCGAACCGCGGCCCATGCGCGGTCGAACGCCTTCTCCTGGATGAAAATCGCGATCAGCACCTCTTGCGGCCCATTCAAGCTCCAGCGATCCCCCGCGCCGCGTTTTCCAGAGGCGGATCGCGCCTCGAGAAAGCCGATCGCCCGCTCGCGCGCACCCGGCCCGGCCAGCTTGGCAAGCCGCTGATACAGATCGAGGCTCGGGCGCTTCTCGAACAGCCGCCACAGATGCGCGGCCGCCTCCACCTTGCGGCCCTTTCGGGACAGAAGGTCGGCGACGAGCAGCGTCAGGCCATTGTCGGGCCCTTCATCCTCGAAGATCCACAGACCCTCCTCCGCCCGGCGCAGCGCCTCGTCCTCCCGGCCCTGGTCGAGGCAGAACTGCGCAAGCTGCCCGTAGCGCCATGGCGAGGAAAGGTCCCTGGCGCGCAGCGCGATACGGGCGTCGATATCGCCCTCGCGCTCGGCGAAGAAATCCAGGATCGCCATCAGTCGGTCCGGTTCCCATTCGTCGTCGTCCGTCGTGGGTTTCTTCCTGCCCGTCCGCGCCGGCAGCTTGCGCCATGCGGCCTCGGCCAGGCGCCGATATTCGGCAAGCCCCTGCTCCCCGAGCACGCCTTCATAGAGTCCGGCGGCGCCATAGAACATGTCAAAGGCATCGTGGGTTTCGCGGCCGAACAGATAGCGCGCAAGCGCCACGGGTTCGGGCGGCGCCGCGGCGCAGGCGGCCAGATGGATGTCTCGCGTCCGCGACAGCAGCGCTCCGCCATGCCCGTCGGAATCGTCGATCGACTCCATCGCTTTCTCGATTCTTTCCATGGCGTGGTCGGCGAGCGCGCGCACGCGCTCCGCCTGCGGGCCTGAGGCCATGTCCGCAAGGATATCAAGCGCCTCGTCCACGCCCTCGGCCCAGCGCGACACATCGGCATATTCGATGAAGCCCCGTATGCGCGTGGCGGCGTCGATCGCCTTGCGCAGCCGCGCCTCGAGCGCCTTGTCGTCCGCATGAACGAGGGAAGCCGCAAGATCGAGCTTGCGGAACAGTGCCGGATCCCGCTCGGCCATATCCACGATCAGATCGACCAGCGCGTCGACGCTCCTGGTCTTCAAATGCGCCCGGATACGCCCCAGCGAATCCGGACCGTCCGCCTGCCCGCTTGCGGCGGCCTCGTTTGCCGCCAGGGCGGTCGCGACCATATGCTTGCAGAAGCCGGAGTCCTCGAAGGCCCGGCAGCTGCAGGAGCCGTCGATGGCACGGCCTCGCCCGGAAAGCGTCACGCGATAGTCTTCGGTGCCGGCCACCTGCGCCAGCACCCGATCGGCCGCGAGCGACAGGATGGTGACCTTGCCGCCGCGGTGATAGGCCTCGCCGCGGGCGAAAGTCCGGTCGCCCGTCAGCGCCGCCAGCTCGCCGGGGTCGAATCTCGGCGCGCCCTTCTTCGTCTTATTCGTCATGAGATTGGCCAGAGCAGCTCGTCGGTCCGGACCCGCTCCAGCGCCTCCTCGAGCGTCAGGGCCGCGTGGAGGAGAAACCACCGCCCGGTATGGCGGCGCCACATCACGTCGAAACGGGTTTCCGTCAGGCAATCCTCACGATGATCGAGGCGCGTGAAGGCCTCGTCGAACTCCTCGCCGAGATTGTCGGCGAAGCCGGACCGGAAACGTTCGATGAAACTGTATTGGCCGCCCCGCCATTTGCCGAAGATGTCGACGGGATAGTTGAACTCTGTTACCCGGATCTGCGGCAGAAAACGCGGCTTGAACTCTTCTCGAACGAAGCGCTCGCATCGTTCGGCGATGGCGGCCTTTTCCTCGTCGCGGAGCGCCCTCGCCCACACCCGTTCCGTGCCTTGCCGCGCCATCCCCGTTCCTAGCTCTCTTTCATCCGCTCCAGCAAATGACGAATGATCGCCAGCTTGTCATCGGACAATCCGGCGAGCCGCCCCTCGTCCAGATAGCCCTCGCCGATGAGCCGGGCAAAGACAAAGAGCAGCTGCGAATAGCGATAGTCGAACAGCTCATCGAGGGTCCGGCGCTGCCGCCGCAGATCGTCCTCGATCGCCCATATGTCCGACAGCGTCGCCACCGCGGCCGCCTTTGCCTTGAATTCGGCGACGATACCGGCTTTCGCAGCCTCGAGCGCGGCGTCATAGGCGCGCCGCGCAATCTTCTTCTCGGAGCCGGACCATTTGAGGTTGTGCGGGCCCAGGACTCACCTCACTGAGCGGCCTATGGCAGGTCGAAGACCGTGAAACATCCCATCCGCCCCTCACTCCCACTCATCCATTTTAAGTCATGCTAACACGTTGAATTTACGGCATAACGCTTTTTTGATCGCGCCTCACGATCCGAACTGCGAACCGACAAAATTTTTCGACGCTGATTTTCAACAAGAAATCTCGCGATTCCGATTCCACGACATTCAGCGACTATCGACATCAATTGGTCGAATTTTCCGCTGATCGCCGCGGCTGATCGATAGCCAGCAACCACAAAAAAGGCCGTCACGAGACTACCGAACACCCGAGCGCGTGACCAGACCTGCGCTCGTCAGCAATGTCATTCCGGCCCGCAGCGACGAGTGTTCACACTTCGATTTCCTTGTTCCTCGCCGCAACCAAGCTACGGTCTCGCCTGGCGCAAGTCCGACCGTCGCGAGCCGGCAGCAGCCGAACCGTTAGATCTGAGCGTATCCGTATACTCCCTGCTTGCGACGTGCGCGATCCGGTCTTTTCATGTAGCGTAAGCTTCTCCGCCCATCGCTATCTGCGTTGGCGCGATGTCTAGCCGTGCGATTGCCGTCGAGGCTGGAGAAGAACATGATCATTGACTCCTCCGATGAAGTATCCCGATTCGTCTGGCTCAAGCGCTTTCCCTTTCCGCGCAACTTCAATGTCACGCCGGAATCGCGCATCGAGCCAGGACACACATGGCCAGCGCCCGCCGGCGCGACACGGACGAAAGCGTTCGACATCTATCGCTACGATCCCGATTCCGGCGGCAATCCTCGCCTCGACAGGTTTTATGTTGACCTCGACGATTGCGGGCCGATGGTTCTCGATGCGCTGATCTGGATCAAGAACAAGGTGGATTCGACGCTCGCCTTCCGCCGCTCATGCCGCGAAGGTGTGTGCGGCTCCTGCTCCATGACCATGGACGGCACCAACTGGCTGGCCTGCACGCGTTTCAGCTCGGACATGGCGACCCCGGCGACGATTTACCCGCTCGCCAATATGAGAGTCGTCAAAGACCTCGTTCCCGACCAGACCCACGTCTTCGCGCAATACGCGGCGATCCAGCCTTGGCTCCGCTCTAAAACGCC
The nucleotide sequence above comes from Hypericibacter terrae. Encoded proteins:
- a CDS encoding GlxA family transcriptional regulator translates to MPVQTVAIVVHEGVQALDVAGPLDVFSEANSFLDSADRYETVLVAAHRNPLRASNGIGLVADLTFEEAAGSFDIVLVAGAPTPPEAEPAPYFVQWAKELPRRSSVYGSICTGAFVLGYAGLLDDRRVTTHWQDAQALAARFPKAKVEPDLIYVRDGQLITSAGVTAGIDLGLALVRQRHGAETALKVAKRLVVVAQRQGGQSQFSPYLTAPSDPGAPIARIQDHVMADIAGRHTLDSLAAAVGMSTRNLARHFVRETGITPHEFIERARVDAARMMLEGSDRPLKAVAFDCGFGSADRMRIVFSTRLRVTPAQYRASFRRAEPA
- a CDS encoding DUF3024 domain-containing protein, with amino-acid sequence MARQGTERVWARALRDEEKAAIAERCERFVREEFKPRFLPQIRVTEFNYPVDIFGKWRGGQYSFIERFRSGFADNLGEEFDEAFTRLDHREDCLTETRFDVMWRRHTGRWFLLHAALTLEEALERVRTDELLWPIS
- a CDS encoding succinate dehydrogenase iron-sulfur subunit, producing MIIDSSDEVSRFVWLKRFPFPRNFNVTPESRIEPGHTWPAPAGATRTKAFDIYRYDPDSGGNPRLDRFYVDLDDCGPMVLDALIWIKNKVDSTLAFRRSCREGVCGSCSMTMDGTNWLACTRFSSDMATPATIYPLANMRVVKDLVPDQTHVFAQYAAIQPWLRSKTPEPEKERLQSVEERGRIDGYYECILCFCCTSGCPSHWWNGDRFLGPAVLLQAWRWLTDSRDEAKEERLDNLEDPFRLYRCHTILNCTRTCPKGLNPGKAIAEIKKMIVERES
- a CDS encoding SWIM zinc finger family protein; the protein is MAPPYRAVVSPPRGPDARGGAGAGPDRRAALANLMTNKTKKGAPRFDPGELAALTGDRTFARGEAYHRGGKVTILSLAADRVLAQVAGTEDYRVTLSGRGRAIDGSCSCRAFEDSGFCKHMVATALAANEAAASGQADGPDSLGRIRAHLKTRSVDALVDLIVDMAERDPALFRKLDLAASLVHADDKALEARLRKAIDAATRIRGFIEYADVSRWAEGVDEALDILADMASGPQAERVRALADHAMERIEKAMESIDDSDGHGGALLSRTRDIHLAACAAAPPEPVALARYLFGRETHDAFDMFYGAAGLYEGVLGEQGLAEYRRLAEAAWRKLPARTGRKKPTTDDDEWEPDRLMAILDFFAEREGDIDARIALRARDLSSPWRYGQLAQFCLDQGREDEALRRAEEGLWIFEDEGPDNGLTLLVADLLSRKGRKVEAAAHLWRLFEKRPSLDLYQRLAKLAGPGARERAIGFLEARSASGKRGAGDRWSLNGPQEVLIAIFIQEKAFDRAWAAVRKHGASMRAQEHLADASQKSHPREALGVYAARVEELVNGGHYEEAVKLVARMAKLRDATEQATYVADIKDRHRRKRNLMKLLTP